The Sinorhizobium meliloti genome includes a window with the following:
- a CDS encoding lytic murein transglycosylase, producing the protein MAFFAKEQLIAAAGSLAFCLLTCVAEAASCGKSAAGFQQWKVEFAETAKAAGVRGKGLAALLGAKYAVGTIRADRSVNKAFSGSVDDFMRRRGGSAIISKGRSLKTANAALFGNIERKYDVPAGVLLAIWGMETGFGASMGNQNTVSAIVTLAYDCRRPQFFAPHAIAALKLVDSGVLSARSVGAMHGEIGQTGFLPGNVLKYGVGSRNMRDTSTALMSTANFLKAHGWRAGGGYQGNMGAIAGWNSASVYQQAIARIGEAIDGR; encoded by the coding sequence ATGGCGTTCTTTGCTAAGGAACAGTTGATCGCTGCGGCGGGCTCCCTCGCCTTCTGCCTTCTCACGTGCGTTGCTGAGGCGGCCTCATGCGGCAAAAGCGCTGCCGGGTTTCAACAGTGGAAAGTGGAGTTTGCCGAGACGGCAAAGGCCGCCGGCGTGAGGGGGAAGGGTCTTGCAGCGCTTCTCGGAGCGAAATACGCAGTAGGGACCATCCGGGCCGACCGCTCCGTCAACAAGGCTTTCAGCGGCTCGGTCGACGACTTTATGAGACGACGTGGTGGGTCCGCGATTATTTCCAAGGGCCGATCGCTCAAAACGGCGAACGCAGCACTCTTCGGCAACATCGAGCGTAAGTACGACGTGCCCGCCGGGGTGTTGCTCGCCATCTGGGGTATGGAGACCGGCTTCGGCGCCTCCATGGGCAACCAGAACACTGTGTCGGCAATCGTCACGCTCGCCTACGATTGCCGCCGCCCGCAATTCTTCGCGCCGCATGCCATCGCGGCGCTCAAGCTGGTCGACAGCGGCGTGCTGAGCGCCCGCTCGGTCGGCGCCATGCACGGCGAGATCGGCCAAACCGGGTTCCTGCCCGGGAATGTCTTGAAGTACGGCGTCGGCAGCAGGAACATGCGCGACACGAGTACTGCCCTGATGTCAACGGCCAACTTCCTCAAGGCGCACGGTTGGCGGGCCGGCGGGGGCTATCAAGGCAACATGGGCGCCATCGCTGGCTGGAACTCCGCGAGTGTCTATCAGCAGGCAATCGCCCGCATCGGCGAGGCGATCGACGGCCGTTAG